The genomic interval CGCTATCCAGACGAACATGAACCCGACGAACGCCGCGGAGAACACGCGGAACTCGGTGCCGAACGCGACGTGGGGATTGTAGTAGTACCCGAGGAAGGTGATGACGGGCGCGAACGGACTGACGGCCCAGGACGCGTTCCGCACCGCGTACAGCACCCAGTAGCGCGGCGGCAACAGCCTGTCCTGGCCCTTCGTCCCGGCCTCCCAGCGCCGCCGCTGGAACACCATCTCGCGCACCGACGGCGGCGCTTGGTTCCGAAAGCGCGTCTCCACCACGTCGAACGACGCCCCCCACTCCACGACCGCCTTCCACACGAACACGGTGTCCTCCACGAGCGACGGGAACTCCCACGTCACCGCGTCCTCCACGGACTTCCGCACCGCGATACCGCCGCCCCACGCGTACAGCGGAATCCCGAGTTTCGGGAACGCGCGCTGTTCCACCTGGAACCCCATTCGGACGATTTCCGCCCAGTACGCCAACCGCGACCCCGTGTACGCGGGGTACTCGCGGAACTGCACGATGTCGCTGTCCGGCAGGCCGTCGAACCCCTCCATCCGGGTGTCCTCGTCGAGGTAGAGCACGAACTCGCGCTCGCAGGGGACGTGCCGGCGCGCCCACTCCAGCGCCCGGCCCTTCCGGGTCGCGATCGACTCCACGTCGTCCGGGACGACGTGCACGCTCGCGCCCGCGACGTCGATGGGGGATTCGGCGACGACGTGCACGTCCGTGAGTTCGTCCGGAATCGCGTCCACCGTCTCCTGCACCACGGACTCCGCGTCCACGGTGAGCACGCGCACCTGCACGTCGTCCGCGCCGTACTCCAGGGGCGGGGTCTCGTAGGAGCGCGCGAGCCACATCTCGTACGTCCAGAACCCCGCCGACGCCGTGTAGAGAGAAATCATCCCCCAGAGCACGACGGACGCGAGCGACGGCAGCCAGGACGGAACTCCCCCGAACACGTCCGCCCAATCGACCGCGGGACGGTTAAACCCCTACAGTCGGTCGGTGTCCACGTCCACGCCCGGCGGCGTCACCACGAGGAAGGAGCGAAAGTGCATCAGCGTCCCGCCCGCGTCCTTCACCGGGCCCGCGAACCCGCCCGCGAGGTCGTCGAGGTCGCCGTCCACCGCCAGCACGAGCACGTTCCCCGCCTCCAGCTCGCCCAGCCACTCCTCGTCGCCCGTCTCCCCGTCGAGGACGCCGAGGACGACGCGGCCCTCGAAGTCCGAGTCGAGTTCGGGCGAGAGGTGTTCCTCCGCGCTCCGCAAGTCCAGTTCGAAGTCACTCATAGGCGGGCGGACGCACCCCAGGGGCAAAAGTCGCCCCCTCCACTTATGCCCGCGCGGCCACACGTCCCACGTATGCCGAAAGTCCACCTCAGCGAGGAAACCATCGAGCGACTCGACCAGGTTCGGGACGACGACGAGTCCTACGACGAGATCGTCGAGGAACTCATCAACATCTACGAGTCCGAAGAACTGACGCTCCACCACGGCGGCGACGGCGTCTAAGCCGCGGCCTCCCGAACCTCGTCCCAGCGACCGTTCTCTTCGAGTTTCTCCTGCAACGCGTCCGCGTACTCCTGCGCGAGCGCCGCGGCCTCCGACTCGCGCTCCTCGTCCGGCGAGTCGTCGCTCCCGCCGAGACCGAGCGCGCGCTTCACGCTCCCGAGAATCCCGCCGTCGTCGTCGGACTGCTGGCCGCCCGCCATCGCCGCCATCCCCGACTCGACGTTGTCGAGTTCGTCCATCACGTGCGTCAGGTTCGACGTGTCCGCGACGAGCCGCGCGCGCTCCGGGTCGCCGGGGTTCTCGATGTCGAACTCCACCGCGGTCATCACGAGCCCCCACTGCTGGTTCGAGAACGAGGACGCCTCCACGCGGTTCCGGAACTCGTCGTCCACCCGCATCCGCTCGCCGACGATTCGGTCCTGCCAGTCGCTCATACCCGATGGGTGGACGGCCGGGGGCTTGAACGCCCGGGTTCGCGAGAGGGCTGTGTTTAGTTACGGATGACGAGTGAGGCGAGTGAATTTTGTGCCGGTTGCTGGGAGAAATCGCCCGCCTTACCGGGAGTAGCGTCTAGATTGATCTGGGATTTCTATCAATTCCTCCCTCCCCCTCTTACTTCAGACTCCTTATATTCCAGTACCAATAATCGCAATGCCAAAGACAACCAAGAGAGGCCCTATAATGCGCCCTATAGCAACTGACGTTTCACTCATCTCGATTTGAGACGGGCGTTGGGTCGTTCCCATGGATTTCAGCCACCGGTTCAGGAGATCGATAGAGGGATGGTTTATTGCGGAAAGTGCTCCGACCATGGCAAGGGCGAAGCCAAAAACCACGGCAACCCAGTCAACCATTATACTGCGTATCGCATTCGCCAGCATTAATATCTGGGAGAGAATTCTTTGGTGGTGTTTAGTTACGGATGACGAGTGAGGCGAGTGAATTTTGTGCCGGTTACTGGGAGAAATCGCCCGCCTCGCCGGAAGTAGCGGCTGAATTGATCTAGAGGTAACACTACCCGCACGAGCACCCCGAGTTTTTCCGCGCGGCCCGCGAGACCCCGGTATGGTCACCGTCGCCGCCTGCCAGCTCGCCCTCGCCGACCTCGACGCGGACGCGAACCTCGACGCGATAACCGCCCGATTGCGCGGCCTTCCCGACGACGCCGGGGTCGCCGTCTTCCCCGAGTACGCGCTCACCGGGTTCGTCCCCGACGACCGAATCGAATCCGCCGCCCTCACCCGGGAGAGCGACCGGCTCGCCCGCCTCGACGCGCTCGCCGACACGCACGACACCGCGATTCTCGCGGGCTTCGTGGAGGACGCGGGCGACGCGTACCACAACACCGCCGTCTACGTCACGCCCGACGGCGACCGGACGTACTATCGAAAGCGCCACCTCTGGGCGGACGAAGCCGACGTGCTCGCGCCCGGCGACGAGCGCGTCATCGTCGAATCACCGCTCGGCCGCACGGGACTCGTGACGTGCTACGACCTGAACTTCGTCGCGGAGAGCGCGGCGTTCACCGGCGACCGAGTGGACGCGCTGTTCGTCGTCGGCGCGTGGCCCGCGCCCTACGCGCAGAACTGGAACCTCCTCCTGCGAGCGCGGGCGCTCGACGGCGTGCGCTGGGTCGTCGGCGCGGGCCGAACCGGCCGCCGCGACCTCCCGGACGCGCGCGTCACCGACTACGCCGGCCAGTCCCGCGTGATTCGCCCCGACGGGAGCGTCCAGGCCGCGCTCAACCGCCGCGAAACCGACCTCGTCGCCGACATCGACCCCGACGACCTCGCCGACCACCGCGAGTTCATCCCCGTCGTGTAGCGGCCACACGGTTTTTTCCGGCCGCGCCCGCACCCACCGAGTATGTCCGACGACATCGACGTCGAAGTCGAAGTGGAGGTCGAAGTCGACTCCGAAGAACTCGAATTCGAGGGGAGTTCGACGGAGTACGAGGCCGAACTCGAAGCCGACGGCATCGAAATCGAAGTCGAAGCCGAAGTCGAAATCGAGGACGGCGAAGCGGGCGAAGGCGACGACGATGAGGCGGACGCAGACGACGAAGAAGACGCGGGCGAAGCGGAGAGCGACGAGTCAGAGGAAGCGTTGGACGAGAGCGACGTGACGGAGGACGCCGTGGAGCGCCACCTGGAGCGCGAGGGCGAGGGCGACCACGACGAGATGGACATGGCCTAAGACCGGTTAGAGCCCGCAGCCCGAAATCGTGGTGCAGTCGACGCCGGCGTCTTCGAGGGCGGCGATGTACTCGTTGAGGCCGATGGCGTCGCTGGCGATGTGGCCGGTGACGACGAGGTTCTTGTCGTCGTACTCCTCGCGGAGTTCGGCGGCGTCGCTCGCGGAGACGTGGATGTAGATGACGGTGTCGACGCCGTTCTCGAAGTAGGCGCGCGCCACGTCGGCCCCGCCGTTCGTGCCGGCGGCGTGGTGGACGGCGACCTCGCCGAGTTCGTTGTCGTCCGCGCCGACGCGGGTCTCGATGTCGGTTCTGGCTTCTCGAATCTCCTCGAATTCGGCGTTGAACGCGTCCGTGAGGTCGGCGACGGTGTCGGACTCGTCGAGCGTCTCGACCACGTCGACGAACGCGCGGCGGCCTAATTCGTCGGGCGCGAGGTGGACGTTCATGTACGGCTGGTCGAGGTACTCCGCTATGCTGGGGTTGTGGCGGTAGTTCGCGGCGTGCGCGCCGTACTCCGCGCCCTCGCGGATGCCGTCGGCGGCGTCCTCGGCCTCGTCCTCGGGGACGCCGTGCGCGGTCATGAACTCGACCTGCTTGTCGAGCACGTCCGTGAAGTCGAGGCGCGCGTCGTCGCCCGCGGGGTGGTGGGCGAGCGCGAGGTCGAACCCCTCGCGGTGCGCGAGCTGGATTTCGGGGCTTTCGAGGTCGATGCCGACGAGCGCCGTCTCGATGTCGTCGCCGGGGACGTAGGTGGTGCTGTCGCCGGGCACGTCGTCCCAGCCGACGAGGTCGAGACTGACCTGCATGATCTCCCCGGTAGTGAGTCCCATACTCGCGCGTGGGGTGTCGGGCACGTGTAAGGTGGGAAAGCGGCAACCCCGTTTCCGGCAAGCCGGCCCGCGGTCAGCACGGCTTTAGGACGCCCCCTGATATGTGGACGCGATGACGGACGACCTCTTCACGCCGCTCGAACTCAGGGAGACGGAGATTCCGAACCGACTGATGCTATCCCCGATGTGTCAGTACTCCTGCGACGGCCTCGACGGCCTCGCAACGGAGTGGCACAACGTCCACCTCGGCACGCGCGCCGTCGGCGGCGCGGGTCTCGTGATGGCCGAAGCGACCGCCGTGGAACCGCGCGGCCGCATCACCCCCCACGACCTCGGCATCTGGAGCGAAGAGCACGCGGACGCTCTCAAGCGCACCACGGACTTCATCGAATCCCAGGGCGCGGTCTCCGGCATCCAGCTCGCGCACGCCGGCCGCAAAGCCTCCACGCACCGGCCGTGGGCGGACGAGAACGGCTACGTCCCCATTGAGGACGAGGGCTGGGAAGTCGTCTCCGCGACGGACGAACCCTACCCCTACGAGACCGACCACCCCACGCACGCGCTCACCACCGACGAAGTTGAGGGCGTCGTCGAGTCCTTCCGCGAGGCCGCCGAACACGCGCTCGACGCCGGCTTCGACGTGCCCGAAGTCCACGCCGCCCACGGCTACCTCCTCCACCAGTTCCTCAGCCCCGTCACCAACGACCGCGACGACAAGTACGGCGGGAGCTTCGAGAACCGCACCCGCATCGTCCGCGAGGTCGTCGAGGCCGTCCGCGACGTCTACCCCGACGACAAACCCGTCTTCGTCCGCATCAGCGCGACCGACTGGATAGACGACGAACCCAGCTGGGACGTCGAACAATCCACCCGACTCGCCGACCAACTCAGCGAGGCCGGCGCAGACCTCATCGACGTCTCCACGGGCGGCATCTCCCCAAAGCAGAACATCGAATGGGTCGGCCCCAACTACCAACTCCGCTTCGCCGAACACATCCGCGAGAACAAGACCTCCGACATCAAAATCGGGAGCGTCGGCGGCATCACCACCCCCGAACAGGCCGACGCCCTCGTCCGCAACGACCGCGTCGACCTCACCATCGTCGGCCGCAAATTCCTCCGCGACCCCTACTTCGGCCTGCACGCCGCCCAAGAACTCGGCCAGGAAGACGCCAACCGCCCGCCCTCCCAGTACCTCCGGGGCTTCTAACCCACCTTTTTACGGTGAGGAGGTCGCTCCGCGACCCCCTCCGGCAAAAAACCTGGAGGGAAAATGCCGGTCGCCTCCGGCGACCGGAGCTCACGCGACGGACTGTGCGGCCTGAGCGTGACTCAGTCAGACGGTTCGTCTGACGCGAAATCGCGGCGCGAAGCGCCGCGAATGCTCACAAACGCCGCGAGCGCTCGATTCCTCTTGAGTGGTTTCACGCATCGGACGAACGTTCAAGTAGGAAGCCGCGGCCAGCGGGCGGTATCTACTGAGAATCGTCGCGCGTCGGGCCGCGAAACCCGGCGACCAGCCGGCGCGCGAACCGCGGGGTCGTCGTGTCAGCCACAAAACCCGGATTTAAGGGTTCGGCGAGCGTTCAGTCCGACGAGACGTGACTCGTTCGCCCACCCCCGAGAGACCGCCGGCCGCGAGTAGCGCCCGATGAGCCTGCGCGTCCGCTGGCGCGCAAGCCTGAAACTCGTCGGTGTCGTCCTGAAGTGGCTGTGGGTGCCGCTCACGGCACCGCTCCTCGTCGCGCTCTACGACGGCACGCCCATCCTCCCGTTCGTCGTTCCGATGGCCGTCACTGCGCTCCTCGGGGTGTCGCTCGAACGAATCCCGGAAGACGCCGACGTGCACGTCCGCGAAGCCTTCCTGATGGTCGCGCTCACCTGGCTGAGCGTCGCCGTCGCCGGGTCGCTCCCATTCCTCATCGCGCAGAACGGCGTGCTCGCACATCCCGTGAACGCGCTGTTCGAGGCGATGAGCGGCGTCACCACGACCGGCGCGACCGTCATCGTGGACTTCGACGCGCACTCGCGCGCCATCTTCCTCTGGCGGTCGCTCCTCCAGTGGCTCGGCGGCCTCGGCGTGCTCGTGCTCGCGACAGCCGTCCTCTCCCGCGTCTCCGTCGGTGGCGCGCAACTCATGGAGACGGAGACCCAGACGAAGGACGTCAAGCTCACGCCGAAGATTTCGGAGACGGCGCGGTTGCTCTGGACGATTTACATCGCGCTCACGGCGCTCGCCGTCGCCGTCCTCTACACCCTGAACCTCGCGGGCGTCGCGCCCGAGATGACGCTGTTCGACGCCATCGCGCACGCCCTCACGTCCGTCTCGACGAGCGGGTTCTCGCCGCGCGCGAACAGCATCGCGGAGTTCTCCCCGGCGGTGCAGTGGGCGCTCGTGCCGTTCATGGTCGCGGGCGCGACGAGTTTCGTCCTCATCTACCACGCCGCCACCGGGGACACGAATCGCGCGCGCAACAGCAGCGAGTTCCGGTTCTACATCGGGACGCTGACGGCGTTCGCGCTCGCCGCCGTCACCCTCCTCACGCTCGACTCCGGCCTCGGACTCTCCGGGCTGGAGACGGTGCGGCACGCGGTCTTCCAGGTAGTATCTATCGTGACGACGACCGGGTACGCGAGCACGGACTTCAACGTCTGGTCGTCGAGCGCGAAGGCCCTGCTGTTCGCGGGGATGTTCGTCGGCGGGATGGCGGGGAGCACGACGTGCTCCATCAAGGCCGTGCGGTGGCTGGTCGTCCTGAAGTCGCTGCGCCGCGACCTCTACACGTCCGCGCTCCCGGACGCCGTCCGGCCGGTTCGGATGGGCGGGAGCGTCGTGGAGGAGGAGACGGTTCGCGACATCTACGCGTACGTCCTCCTGACGCTCGTGTTCTTCGCGGCGGCGGCCGCGTTCGTCGCTATCGACGCCGCGCGCGTCGGCCTGGCGGTGAGCGAGTTCGAGGCGATGGGCGCGGCGGCGTCCACCTTCCTGAACATCGGGCCGGCGTTCGGGCTCGCGGGTCCGCTCGCGAACTACGAGTCCTTCCCGGTCTCGACGAAGCTCGTGATGACGGTGCTGATGTGGATCGGCCGCATCGAAATCGTGCCCGTGCTCGTGTTGTTGACGCCGACGTTCTGGCGGTCTTAGACCTGTCTCGCGGCGAGGAGCGCGCCGACGAGGACGAACCCGGCCGCGGCGACGAACGCCACCGGGTAGCTCGCGCTGGTGGCGAGCCAGCCGCCGAGGAGGCTCCCGAGGCCGGTCGCGATGCCGCCGAGCGCGCCGTACGCGCCGAGCGCGTCGCCGCGTATCGCGGGCGGTGCGAGGCGGGTGACGATGCTCGTGGCGGTGACGGCGACGACCGCCCACGTCACGCCGACGGCGAGGAAGAGCACGAGGAGCGCGAGGAGCCCGGGGAGCGCGGGGAGGAACGCGACGAGCGCGACGGCGGGGAAGAGGAAGACGCGCGCGGCGAGCGCGGCGAGTTGGACGAGTCGCGCGCCGTACTGCGTGGCGAGCGCGCCGGCGCGGGCGTAGAAGGCGGCGGAGGCGGCGCTGGACGCGAGGAACACGACGAACACGTCGGTGGAGCCGTAGCCGAGGTCGGTAAGGAAGGCGGGGAGCGGGCCGAAGAACGTCGCGAACCCGGTGAACGCGAGGAAGACGGCGGCGAGGTAGGCGGCGAGCGCGGGCGTGAGTCGCGCGGCGAGCGTTCGGGGGTGGAGGCGGCGTATCGCCCAGAACGACCGGAGGCCGCTGAAGGGGTTGATGCGGGCGGCGCGCCCGGAGCCGCGGAGGACGCGCTCGACAGTCGCGGTGGAGCGCCCGAAGCGCTCGATGGAGACGGTGGGCTGGGGGAGCCAGCGCCACGCGAGGACGAACGCGAGCGCGGTGACGGCGGTGGAGAGGCCGAAGAACCAGCGCTGGGCGGCGACGGGGGCGAGGACGCGGCCGGCGACGGCGGCGTTCCAGACGGTGCCGGCGAGGAGGCCGGCGAGCCAGCCGTACCCCTGCACTTCGTTGAGGCGGCCGATGCGGGCGTCCCAGCCGGATTCGGGAACGTCGGCGACGGCGAGGAGGGTGAGGACGGGCGCGGCGGCGGCGGCCGCGAACAGCAGGGCGGTGTTCGCGGCGACGACGAACCAGACGGAGGAGACGAGGGGGAAGACGGCGAACGCGAGCGCGGCCGCGCCGAGGCTGATGAGGACGAACGGCCGGTAGCGGCCGGTCGTGGAGGCGAGGCGTCCCCACGCGAGCGCGCCGGGAACGCCGGCGAACGCGCCGGTCGCCGCGATGAGGCCGACGACGAACGCGTCCGCGCCGAGCGCGAGCGCGTACAGCGGGACGAGGACGGACGCCGCGCCGATGGCGGCGTACCCGAGCGCCCACGCGTACAGCCAGCGGTCGGAAGTCACGCTCGTGAGGTATCTCGGGCGTGTGAAAGCGGTTGCGTTCGCGGAAGAACGCCGTGTTTATCCCCCGTGGTTCTGTGCGGTTTACCCGATGAGTTCTGACGAGACGCCCCCCGAGGGGATGGCGGGCGAACCGGGAACGGAGCGCGTGGAGTCGTCCATGGTGGAGTACGGTATCGAGGACGAACCGCCGCTGGGGCGCGCGGCGGCGCTCGGCCTCCAGCACTACCTGACGATGGTCGGCGCGAACATCGCGGTGCCGCTCATCCTCGCGTCCGCGATCGGGATGCCGGTGGGCGCGACCGCCCAGTTGGTGGGGACGTTCTTCGTCGTCTCCGGGGTGGCGACGCTCGCGCAGACGACGCTCGGGAACCGCTACCCCATCGTGCAGGGCGCGTCGTTCGCGCTGCTCGCGCCCGCGCTCGCCATCGTCGGCGTGATTGCGAGCCAGCCGAACCCGCCGAGCTGGGAAGTGATGCTGCGCCAGCTCCAGGGCGCGATTATCGTCGCCGCGCTCGCGGAGACGGTCATCGGGTACGTCGGCCTCGTCGGCTGGCTCAAACGGTATATCTCGCCGGTGAGCATCGCGCCGACCATCGCGCTCATCGGGCTCGCGCTGTTCAACGCGCCCCAGATCATCGACGTGAACGCGCAGATGGCGGGCGCACAGCAGAACTGGTACCTGCTCGGCCTCACCGTCCTGCTCATCGTCGGGTTCAGTCAGTACCTCTCGACGGTGAGCACGGCGTTCCGGCTCTACCCCGTCCTCATCGGCATCGTGACCGCGTGGGGTGTCGCCGCCGTCCTCTCCGTCGTCGGCGTCATCGGGCCGAACGCGTACGGCTACGTGGACTTCTCGCAGGTCACGTCCGCGCCCGCGCTCACCGTGCCATCGCCGTTCCAGTGGGGAACGCCGCTGTTCACACCGGCCTACATCGTCGGGATGTTCGCGGGATTCCTCGCGTCGATATTCGAGTCGTTCGGCGACTACCACGCCGTCGCCCGGCTCTCCGGGACGGGCGCGCCGTCCGCGAAACGCATCGACCACGGCATCGGCATGGAAGGCCTGATGAGCGCGTTCGCGGGCGTCATGGGCACCGGGAACGGCTCCACGTCCTACTCCGAGAACGTCGGCGCTATCGGCCTCACCGGCGTCGCCTCCCGGTACGTCGTCCAGCTCGGCGCGCTGTTCATGCTCGTCGTCGGGTTCGTCGGGTACGTCGGCGGCCTCGTCACGACCATCCCCGACCCCATCGTCGGCGGGCTGTTCGTCGCGATGTTCGGCCAGATCGTCGCGGTCGGCCTCTCGAACCTCAAGTACGTCGACCTCGATTCCTCCCGGAACATCTACGTGCTCGGGTTCTCGCTGTTCGTCGGGCTCGCCGTCCCCGCCTACATGGGCGGCGTGCCGGACGCCTCGGTGTTGCAGGCCGGGTTCGCGGACGTGCCCGTGCTCGGCGTCGTCCTGGGAACCGAAGTCGTCGCGCAGACAGTGTACGTCGTCGGCGGCACCGGGATGGCGGTCGGCGGGCTGACCGCGTTCGTGCTGGACAACACGATTCCGGGGAGCCGAGAGGAGCGCGGCCTCGACGAGTGGTCGTCGCTCACCGAGGACGAGGGCGCGTTCGAATCGGCGTGGGAGCGCCTCCGTCAGTAGAGAAGGAGGGGGAGCATCGCGAGTGCGCCGACGACGAGGCCGGCGGCGAGTTCGGGAACCCCGCCGTTGTCGAGGGGTCGTCCCGTTTCGCGGGCTTCCGGGATGAACTCGGTGAGGACGAGGTAGGTCATCGCGCCGGCGGCGAACCCGAAGCCGTACGGGAGGAAGACGCGCGCCCACCGCACGAAGACGAACGCGATGCCCGCGCCGATGGGCTGGGGGAGACTGCTGAAGACGGCCGCGCCGACCATCCGCCACTTGCTCATCCCGAGGTTCTTCAGGGGAATCGAGACGGCGAGGCCCTCGGGGACGTTGTGGATGCTGATGGCGACGGTCATGAAGACGGCGAGGACGGGGACGGAGAACCCGAGGAAGACGAGCGTGTTCTCGGCGGTTTCGAGGCCGAGGTTCGCGAAGCTGACGCCGACGGCGACGCCCTCGGGGAAGGAGTGGACGGTGAGGACGCCGAGGATGAGGACGAGTTTCCGGAAGTCGGCCTCCGCGAACTCCCGGGGGTCTACCTCGGCGTCGGTGATGACGCGGTGGGCGACGACGACGAGGACGACGCCGGCGAGCGCGCCGACGCCGACTTCGGTGGGGGTGCCGTGGTCGAGCCCCTGGAGTATCAGGCCGAACCCGGACGCGGAGAGCATGATGCCGGACGCGAGCCCCCAGAGCGCGACCGTCCAGCGGTCGCTCACGTCGTCCACGACGAAGAAGGGGAGCGCGCCGAGCCCGGTCGCGAGGCACGTGACGAGGCCGGCGAGCACGACGAACGCGAGCGCGGAGAGCGAGACCATATCTGCCGTTCCCGCCGAAGACTACTTGTAGCTTTGCAAACATTTTTTGGCGTTCCTAAAACTCGGCGGGTGGTTTTATCGGCCGACCGCCCCACTAGCTAGGCGATGACAGGTGTAGGAGTCGGCGGCCTCTTCGACCCCGAGCGCGTCGCCGTCGTCGGCGCGACGGACCGCGAGGGGTCGGTGGGGCGCGCCGTCCTGGAGAACCTCGACTCGTTCGACGGCGAGGTCGTCGCGGTGAACCCGAGTCGGGACAGCGTGCTCGGCTACCGGTGTCACGACTCGCTCGCCGACGTCCCCGATATCGACCTCGCGGTGGTGGTGGTGCCGCCGTCGGTCGCCGTCGAGGTGGTGCGGGCGGCCGGCGAATCAGGCATCGAGAACGTCGTCGTCATCACGGCGGGGTTCGGGGAGGCCGGGAGCGAGGGCGCGGCGCGCGAACGCGACCTCGCCGCCGTCGCCGACGAGTACGGTCTCACGCTCGTCGGCCCCAACAGTCTCGGAATCATGAGCACGCCGGCGTCGATGAACGCGACGTTCGGCCCCGCGGACGCCCTCCCGGGGTCGATGAGTTTCATGAGTCAGTCCGGCGCGTTCATCACCGCCGCGCTCGACTGGGCGGGCGACCAGGGTATCGGGTTCCGGCACGTCGTCAGCCTCGGAAACGAGGCCGTGCTCGACGAGACCGACTTCGTGGAGGCGTGGGGGGACGACGAGACGAGCGTCGTCCTCGGCTACCTCGAAGGCATCAGCGACGGCCGCGCGTTCATCGACACCGCGCGCGACGTGACCGACGAGACGCCGGTCGTGCTCGTGAAGTCCGGGCGGACGGAGGCTGGCGCGCAGGCCGCGTCCAGCCACACCGGCACCATCGCGGGGAGCGACGCCGCGTACGAGGCCGGCCTCGACCAGGCGGGCGTGGTGCGCGCGGAGAACGTCCAGCAGTTGTTCGACTACGCCCGCGCGCTCGACGGCCTCCCGCTCCCCGACTCGGATTCCGTTGCCGTGGTGACGAACGCGGGCGGCCCGGGCGTGATGGCGACGGACGCCGTCGGCGACTCCACGCTCTCGATGGCGTCCTTCACGGACGAGACGCTGGACGCGCTCGCGGACGCGCTCCCGGAGAACGCGAACCGCTACAACCCCGTGGACGTCATCGGGGACGCGGGCGTCGAGCGGTTCCGGACGGCGCTCGACACCGTGCTCGGCGACCCGAACGTCGGCGCGGCCGTCGTCGTCGCCGCGCCCACCGCCGTCCTCGACTACGCCGACCTCGCGGAGGTCGTGGGTGAGGCGCAGGACGCGCACGGACTCCCGGTCGCCGCCGTGCTGATGGGCGGGAGTCGCGCCGCGGAGCCGGCCGCGCGCCTCCGCGAGTCCGGCGTCCCGAACTACTTCGACCCCGCGCGGGCGGTGGACAGCCTCGACGCGCTCGCCCGCCAGCGCCGCATCGCGGAACGCGACTACGAACCGCCGCGGGAGTTCGACGTGGACAGGGAGGCGGCGCGCGAGATTCTCGAAGAAGCGGCCGACCGCGGGGAGACCCGCCTCGGTGTGGAGGCGATGGGGTTGCTGGACGCGTACGGCATCCCGACCCCGGAAGGCGGTATCGCGGAGACGCCGGAGGACGCGGTGTCGCTCGCCCACGAGGTCGAGGGCGACGTGGTGATGAAAATCGTCAGCCCGGACATTTTGCACAAGTCGGACATCGGCGGCGTG from Salarchaeum japonicum carries:
- a CDS encoding uracil-xanthine permease family protein; this encodes MSSDETPPEGMAGEPGTERVESSMVEYGIEDEPPLGRAAALGLQHYLTMVGANIAVPLILASAIGMPVGATAQLVGTFFVVSGVATLAQTTLGNRYPIVQGASFALLAPALAIVGVIASQPNPPSWEVMLRQLQGAIIVAALAETVIGYVGLVGWLKRYISPVSIAPTIALIGLALFNAPQIIDVNAQMAGAQQNWYLLGLTVLLIVGFSQYLSTVSTAFRLYPVLIGIVTAWGVAAVLSVVGVIGPNAYGYVDFSQVTSAPALTVPSPFQWGTPLFTPAYIVGMFAGFLASIFESFGDYHAVARLSGTGAPSAKRIDHGIGMEGLMSAFAGVMGTGNGSTSYSENVGAIGLTGVASRYVVQLGALFMLVVGFVGYVGGLVTTIPDPIVGGLFVAMFGQIVAVGLSNLKYVDLDSSRNIYVLGFSLFVGLAVPAYMGGVPDASVLQAGFADVPVLGVVLGTEVVAQTVYVVGGTGMAVGGLTAFVLDNTIPGSREERGLDEWSSLTEDEGAFESAWERLRQ
- a CDS encoding ZIP family metal transporter yields the protein MVSLSALAFVVLAGLVTCLATGLGALPFFVVDDVSDRWTVALWGLASGIMLSASGFGLILQGLDHGTPTEVGVGALAGVVLVVVAHRVITDAEVDPREFAEADFRKLVLILGVLTVHSFPEGVAVGVSFANLGLETAENTLVFLGFSVPVLAVFMTVAISIHNVPEGLAVSIPLKNLGMSKWRMVGAAVFSSLPQPIGAGIAFVFVRWARVFLPYGFGFAAGAMTYLVLTEFIPEARETGRPLDNGGVPELAAGLVVGALAMLPLLLY
- a CDS encoding acetate--CoA ligase family protein, producing the protein MTGVGVGGLFDPERVAVVGATDREGSVGRAVLENLDSFDGEVVAVNPSRDSVLGYRCHDSLADVPDIDLAVVVVPPSVAVEVVRAAGESGIENVVVITAGFGEAGSEGAARERDLAAVADEYGLTLVGPNSLGIMSTPASMNATFGPADALPGSMSFMSQSGAFITAALDWAGDQGIGFRHVVSLGNEAVLDETDFVEAWGDDETSVVLGYLEGISDGRAFIDTARDVTDETPVVLVKSGRTEAGAQAASSHTGTIAGSDAAYEAGLDQAGVVRAENVQQLFDYARALDGLPLPDSDSVAVVTNAGGPGVMATDAVGDSTLSMASFTDETLDALADALPENANRYNPVDVIGDAGVERFRTALDTVLGDPNVGAAVVVAAPTAVLDYADLAEVVGEAQDAHGLPVAAVLMGGSRAAEPAARLRESGVPNYFDPARAVDSLDALARQRRIAERDYEPPREFDVDREAAREILEEAADRGETRLGVEAMGLLDAYGIPTPEGGIAETPEDAVSLAHEVEGDVVMKIVSPDILHKSDIGGVKVGVPNEGVYDAYEDLVSRARNYQPDATVLGVQVQELVDTDRGTETILGVNRDPQFGPLVLFGLGGIFVEVMEDTTVRVAPVSEREADGMLSDIHAAPLLRGARGREPADLDALRESIERLSQLATDFPAILELDINPLVATADGVQAVDVRLTIDPDDL